The following proteins come from a genomic window of Gallalistipes aquisgranensis:
- a CDS encoding SRPBCC family protein, whose translation MEKYESHQVRILRPAAVIYRTLSDFSNFTPILQDKVEEWQADADSCSFKVKGFTARLRIVEREENKLVKVTGDEGSPFPFFFWLQLHPVDDTDTRMRLVLHIELNMMMKMMIGGKIREAMDQIADKIAESFNNAPI comes from the coding sequence ATGGAAAAATACGAAAGCCACCAGGTGAGGATACTGCGTCCCGCCGCCGTCATCTACCGCACGCTCTCCGACTTCTCCAACTTCACCCCGATCCTGCAGGACAAGGTGGAAGAGTGGCAGGCCGACGCCGACAGTTGCTCGTTCAAGGTGAAGGGCTTCACGGCCCGGCTGCGGATCGTGGAGCGGGAAGAGAACAAACTGGTCAAGGTGACCGGCGACGAAGGTTCGCCTTTCCCCTTCTTTTTCTGGCTGCAGCTCCACCCCGTGGACGATACGGACACCCGCATGCGGCTGGTGCTCCACATCGAACTGAACATGATGATGAAGATGATGATCGGAGGCAAAATCCGCGAGGCGATGGACCAGATCGCCGACAAGATCGCCGAAAGTTTCAACAACGCCCCTATATAA
- a CDS encoding EamA family transporter: MFYLIAAILGSSSLTIILKLFQLKGVDRTVGITVNYIVGAAMAFLFAPKTVSVAEIVHAPWFPLGMLTGAMFMLSFMVYALSAQRSGVAVTTISGRAAMAIPVIFAFAVLGETPTPLKIVLLILLILSMPVILYKRQEPGRTEERSLAWTAGLPIAVFLFNGTNDTLVQYIQKVQIAARDDNPIFMGSMFVAGAVMGLVYYLIERRGKWYVPTGRDLLWGTILGATNWVCMIGVLYALTRMDGSIFYALYYSGAIVCATIVGVWAFREKLSPLNYAGIVVAVAAIVLLSMQ; the protein is encoded by the coding sequence ATGTTCTACCTGATCGCCGCCATACTCGGCTCCTCCTCGCTGACTATCATTCTGAAACTCTTCCAGCTGAAGGGGGTGGACCGGACGGTCGGAATCACGGTGAACTATATCGTGGGGGCGGCCATGGCTTTCCTCTTCGCACCGAAAACGGTCTCCGTCGCGGAGATCGTCCATGCCCCGTGGTTTCCGCTCGGCATGCTCACCGGAGCCATGTTCATGCTCTCCTTCATGGTCTACGCCCTGTCGGCCCAACGATCGGGCGTGGCCGTCACCACCATCTCGGGTCGGGCGGCCATGGCCATTCCGGTCATCTTCGCGTTCGCGGTGCTCGGAGAGACACCCACGCCGCTCAAAATCGTCCTGTTGATCCTGTTGATCCTCTCGATGCCCGTCATACTCTACAAACGGCAGGAGCCGGGCAGGACCGAGGAGCGGTCGCTCGCATGGACGGCCGGATTGCCGATCGCCGTATTCCTGTTCAACGGCACGAATGACACATTGGTACAATACATCCAGAAAGTGCAGATAGCGGCCCGCGACGACAACCCGATATTCATGGGCAGCATGTTCGTCGCAGGCGCCGTGATGGGCCTCGTCTATTATCTGATCGAACGCCGCGGGAAATGGTACGTTCCCACGGGACGCGATCTGCTGTGGGGCACGATTCTCGGGGCGACGAACTGGGTCTGCATGATCGGCGTGCTTTACGCGCTCACGCGCATGGACGGGTCGATCTTCTATGCGCTCTATTACAGCGGAGCGATCGTCTGCGCGACGATCGTGGGCGTCTGGGCCTTCCGGGAGAAACTGTCGCCGCTCAACTATGCCGGCATCGTCGTGGCCGTAGCGGCCATCGTCCTGCTCAGCATGCAGTAA